The Henckelia pumila isolate YLH828 chromosome 2, ASM3356847v2, whole genome shotgun sequence genome includes a window with the following:
- the LOC140884356 gene encoding uncharacterized protein At3g28850-like yields MGCASSKEKVCENCKAPYSPGRRSYSIQSRRHPPRTGDRYHVVALTSSTLGSLRLDPSIQDHVIEDNGENEVYLDQNHSVDCVDAVSESGGTDKEKATREKFETGMIEAKTWSKMIDGKIPKIVPRTPIRTPPGEPETINAWEMMEGLEDNSPLISASKFRSFSFHLPFNSSLSSIYDQPTQNAKEKGDASPKPMWLDLADSDSNSNSNDTSIVSEFDPEVIASFRRALEEQLPPDNPFYLHPLGCALEASDEKNANSAGSGNKVVQRGTDKVVVYFTSLRGVRKTYEDCCHVRMILKGLGVKMDERDVSMDSGFKEELKELLGDRYGSSGLPRIFVGGSYIGGAEEIRQSHEEGKLEKILQCCEVVDDRGGGRGGNGSGNICEACGDIRFVPCETCSGSCKIYYEADCDGDGDDDGVVEHECGFHKCPDCNENGLIRCPICCD; encoded by the coding sequence ATGGGTTGTGCTTCGTCCAAAGAAAAAGTATGCGAGAATTGTAAGGCTCCGTATTCGCCCGGAAGGCGGAGCTACTCGATTCAGTCGCGGCGCCATCCTCCAAGGACAGGGGATAGGTACCATGTGGTGGCTCTTACTTCATCCACATTGGGTTCTTTGAGGCTTGATCCATCGATTCAGGATCATGTTATCGAAGACAATGGCGAAAACGAGGTTTATTTGGATCAGAATCACAGTGTTGATTGTGTTGATGCAGTGTCTGAAAGTGGGGGAACTGATAAAGAAAAGGCAACCAGAGAGAAATTTGAAACGGGGATGATTGAGGCCAAGACTTGGTCCAAAATGATCGACGGGAAAATCCCGAAAATCGTCCCTAGAACTCCCATTAGAACCCCTCCCGGTGAGCCGGAGACGATCAATGCTTGGGAAATGATGGAGGGTCTTGAGGACAATAGTCCTCTGATTTCGGCCAGTAAATTTCGCAGCTTTTCGTTTCACCTTCCATTCAACTCTAGCTTATCTTCGATATATGATCAACCAACTCAAAATGCGAAGGAGAAAGGCGATGCTTCGCCTAAGCCAATGTGGTTAGATTTGGCCGATAGTGATTCCAATTCGAACTCCAACGACACTTCGATAGTATCCGAATTTGATCCTGAAGTGATTGCTTCATTTAGAAGGGCACTAGAAGAGCAACTCCCACCCGACAATCCGTTTTACCTCCACCCTTTGGGTTGTGCATTGGAAGCATCAGATGAGAAGAATGCGAATAGCGCCGGCTCGGGTAACAAGGTCGTGCAGCGTGGCACGGACAAGGTGGTTGTGTATTTTACGAGCCTAAGAGGCGTGAGAAAGACGTACGAGGATTGCTGTCATGTCCGAATGATTTTGAAGGGACTAGGCGTCAAGATGGACGAGAGAGACGTATCCATGGATTCAGGGTTCAAGGAGGAGCTGAAAGAATTGTTAGGGGACAGATATGGAAGCAGTGGCTTGCCTAGAATTTTCGTCGGCGGGAGTTATATCGGCGGGGCCGAGGAAATACGGCAGTCGCACGAGGAGGGGAAGCTAGAGAAGATACTCCAATGTTGCGAAGTCGTAGATGACAGGGGAGGAGGCAGAGGAGGTAATGGGAGTGGTAACATTTGTGAAGCTTGTGGGGATATAAGATTTGTGCCGTGCGAGACGTGTTCGGGGAGCTGTAAAATATACTACGAGGCGGATTGCGACGgggatggtgacgatgatgggGTCGTCGAGCACGAATGTGGTTTTCATAAATGTCCTGATTGCAATGAAAATGGGCTCATACGGTGTCCGATTTGTTGTGATTGA